One Streptomyces sp. R28 DNA window includes the following coding sequences:
- a CDS encoding SHOCT domain-containing protein — protein sequence MNLAYDYPVLGAFWTVMWIFLWVLWIVLLFRIIGDVFRDDTLSGAGKTGWLIFVVVLPFLGVFVYVLARGKGMGKRAERQARAQQQAFDDYIREAAGSGAGPGNEADQLAKLSEIRSKGDITDAEFQRAKEKILH from the coding sequence ATGAATCTGGCCTACGACTACCCGGTCCTCGGAGCGTTCTGGACGGTCATGTGGATCTTCCTGTGGGTCCTGTGGATCGTGCTGCTCTTCCGGATCATCGGCGACGTCTTCCGGGACGACACTCTCAGCGGGGCGGGCAAGACCGGATGGCTCATCTTCGTGGTCGTGCTGCCCTTCCTCGGCGTGTTCGTCTACGTCCTGGCCCGCGGCAAGGGCATGGGCAAGCGCGCGGAGCGGCAGGCCCGGGCCCAGCAGCAGGCGTTCGACGACTACATCCGTGAGGCCGCCGGCAGTGGCGCGGGGCCCGGGAATGAGGCGGATCAGCTCGCCAAGCTCTCTGAGATCCGCTCCAAGGGCGACATCACCGACGCCGAATTCCAGCGGGCCAAGGAGAAGATCCTCCACTGA
- a CDS encoding DUF2252 domain-containing protein: protein MTENHLDGRELRHRTPQERAALGKAARADVPRSSHAEFAPGPKRPDPLEIIEKQSATRLPELVPIRYGRMSESPFRFYRGAAAIMASDLAETPRTGFRTQLCGDAHMLNFRLLASPERRLMFDINDFDETLPGPWEWDVKRLAASLVIAGRANGFSTKERAGIVRATVRSYRQNMRAFAGIGNLGVWYAQFDEGWVRDRFGADLSARGRERWAQAVAKARSHDTLQVFDKLTQVTDGKRRITPDPPLITRLEDLLPDDRRGRLEQQISRLIERYGKTLQSDRRYLLEQYRVADMARKVVGVGSVGTRCWIVLLLGRDGEDPLFLQAKEADESVLAPHVGGTAYPTQGERVVSGQRLMQATSDIFLGWERVEGIDGRRRDFYVRQLRDWKGVAVAEDMVPRGMRTFGALCGATLARAHARSGDRIAIAAYLGGGDSFDRALVTFAESYADQNERDHQALVDAVSAGKLPSEAA, encoded by the coding sequence ATGACAGAGAACCACCTGGACGGCCGCGAGTTGCGGCACCGCACCCCGCAGGAGCGAGCCGCGCTCGGCAAGGCGGCGCGGGCCGACGTACCCCGCTCCAGCCACGCGGAGTTCGCGCCGGGGCCCAAGCGGCCGGACCCGCTGGAGATCATCGAGAAGCAGTCGGCGACGCGGCTGCCCGAGCTCGTGCCGATCCGCTACGGGAGGATGTCCGAGTCACCGTTCCGGTTCTACCGGGGGGCCGCCGCCATCATGGCGTCGGACCTCGCGGAGACGCCGAGGACCGGGTTCAGGACCCAACTGTGCGGCGATGCCCACATGTTGAACTTCCGGCTGCTGGCGTCGCCCGAGCGCCGCCTCATGTTCGACATCAACGACTTCGACGAGACCCTGCCGGGCCCCTGGGAGTGGGACGTCAAGCGCCTCGCAGCCAGCCTCGTCATCGCTGGCCGGGCGAACGGCTTCAGCACCAAGGAGCGCGCCGGGATCGTCAGGGCCACCGTGCGGTCCTATCGCCAGAACATGCGCGCCTTCGCCGGGATCGGCAACCTGGGCGTCTGGTACGCGCAGTTCGACGAGGGCTGGGTGCGGGATCGGTTCGGGGCGGACCTGTCCGCGCGGGGCCGCGAGCGCTGGGCGCAGGCGGTGGCCAAGGCGCGTTCGCACGACACCCTCCAGGTCTTCGACAAACTCACCCAGGTCACCGACGGCAAGCGCCGTATCACCCCCGATCCGCCGCTCATCACCCGCCTTGAGGACCTGCTGCCGGACGACCGGCGCGGTCGGCTGGAGCAGCAGATCAGCCGGCTGATCGAGCGTTACGGCAAGACCCTGCAGTCGGACCGGCGGTACCTGCTGGAGCAGTACCGGGTGGCCGACATGGCGCGCAAGGTCGTCGGGGTCGGCAGTGTGGGCACCCGCTGCTGGATCGTGCTCCTGCTCGGGCGGGACGGCGAGGACCCGCTGTTCCTCCAGGCCAAGGAGGCCGACGAGTCGGTGCTGGCGCCCCACGTCGGAGGCACCGCGTACCCGACACAGGGCGAGCGGGTCGTCTCCGGGCAGCGGCTGATGCAGGCCACCAGCGACATCTTCCTGGGCTGGGAGCGGGTCGAGGGGATCGACGGGCGACGGCGGGACTTCTACGTACGGCAGCTGCGCGACTGGAAGGGAGTCGCCGTGGCCGAGGACATGGTGCCGCGGGGCATGCGTACGTTCGGTGCTCTGTGCGGTGCGACGCTGGCCCGCGCCCACGCCAGGTCCGGCGACCGCATCGCCATCGCCGCGTACCTCGGCGGCGGCGACTCCTTCGACCGGGCGCTGGTGACGTTCGCCGAGAGCTACGCCGACCAGAACGAGCGGGACCACCAGGCGCTGGTCGACGCCGTCAGCGCTGGAAAGCTGCCGTCCGAGGCCGCCTGA
- a CDS encoding DUF6325 family protein, translating into MSDEPEEVGEVGPIDYLVVEFPGNRMTGEGFPILVDLVDRGLIRILDLMFIRKDADGSVTGMEIADLTGDGELDLAVFEGASSGLLGQDDIEEAATALEPGTSAGILVYENLWAAPFAAALRRGGARMVASGRIPVPDLVAALDATEAAH; encoded by the coding sequence GTGAGCGACGAACCCGAAGAAGTGGGCGAAGTGGGCCCGATCGACTATCTGGTCGTCGAGTTCCCCGGCAACCGGATGACCGGCGAGGGCTTCCCCATCCTCGTCGATCTCGTGGATCGCGGCCTCATCCGGATCCTGGACCTGATGTTCATCAGGAAGGACGCCGACGGATCCGTGACCGGCATGGAGATCGCCGACCTCACTGGTGACGGCGAACTCGACCTGGCCGTCTTCGAGGGCGCCTCGTCAGGGCTTCTGGGCCAGGACGACATCGAGGAGGCGGCCACCGCGCTGGAGCCCGGCACTTCCGCCGGCATCCTGGTCTACGAAAACCTGTGGGCCGCGCCCTTCGCCGCCGCCCTGCGCCGCGGCGGAGCCAGGATGGTCGCCTCCGGGCGGATCCCGGTGCCCGACCTCGTCGCCGCCCTCGACGCGACCGAGGCCGCTCACTGA
- a CDS encoding SHOCT domain-containing protein, translated as MPGLLRGVARTAVVSGTATAVSNRVSRRQQGRWAAQQGYEAPAPQSAYQAEPPAAATAPDMSSKIEELKQLGELKNQGVLTEAEFEDQKRRILET; from the coding sequence ATGCCAGGTCTCCTCCGAGGGGTCGCCCGCACCGCCGTCGTCTCCGGAACAGCGACTGCCGTGTCGAACCGTGTGTCACGCCGACAGCAGGGGCGATGGGCGGCGCAGCAGGGATATGAGGCGCCCGCACCGCAGTCGGCGTACCAGGCCGAACCGCCCGCGGCTGCGACGGCCCCCGACATGTCCAGCAAGATCGAGGAACTGAAGCAGCTCGGCGAGCTCAAGAATCAAGGCGTGCTCACCGAGGCCGAGTTCGAGGACCAGAAGCGAAGGATCCTGGAAACCTGA
- a CDS encoding PucR family transcriptional regulator: MTDREIPEQYLEGYADILAEVSATGRRLTRDEIASRHALGEQAADAGFGLRALVNAHLSAARAAWPHTSDSADGALAAVQQVIDAFAEGYEQAQLVAVRQEEASRREFIDDLLYGRSDLGRLAERAERFGLRLSHAHAVAIAQGRVSYEEGAPVPRQVERALISRFGDRSILLTTKDGRLLCIAPGHQDEVLTYFAAQAHAATDGGRVAIGRPQPGPGGVVHSYEEALNTLELADRLELDDPVLRAADLLVYPVLTRDRQAMADLVRSALGPLTTARGGAQPLLDTLTAYFDSGCTAAEAARRLTLSVRALTYRLERIHKLTGANPADPAHRYMLQTAVIGARLLDWPAKEL; encoded by the coding sequence GTGACGGACCGGGAGATTCCTGAGCAGTATCTCGAGGGCTACGCCGACATACTGGCCGAGGTCTCGGCCACCGGCCGGCGCCTCACCCGGGACGAGATCGCCTCCCGACATGCCCTGGGGGAACAGGCCGCTGACGCCGGCTTCGGACTGCGCGCTCTCGTCAACGCGCATCTCTCCGCCGCCCGGGCTGCCTGGCCCCACACATCCGACTCGGCCGACGGCGCGCTCGCCGCCGTGCAGCAGGTCATCGACGCCTTCGCCGAAGGCTACGAGCAGGCCCAGCTCGTAGCCGTACGCCAGGAGGAGGCCTCGCGCCGCGAGTTCATCGACGACCTTCTCTACGGCCGCAGCGACCTGGGCCGTCTGGCCGAACGCGCCGAACGCTTCGGTCTGCGCCTGTCCCACGCGCACGCGGTCGCCATCGCACAGGGCCGGGTCTCGTACGAGGAGGGCGCCCCGGTACCTCGACAGGTGGAACGCGCGCTCATCTCCCGCTTCGGCGATCGCAGCATCCTGCTCACCACCAAGGACGGGCGGCTACTGTGCATCGCGCCCGGCCACCAGGACGAGGTGCTCACCTACTTCGCCGCGCAGGCACACGCCGCCACCGACGGCGGCCGCGTCGCCATCGGCCGCCCACAACCCGGCCCCGGCGGGGTCGTACACTCGTACGAAGAGGCCCTGAACACTCTCGAACTGGCAGACCGCCTCGAGCTGGACGACCCGGTCCTGCGCGCTGCCGACCTGCTCGTCTACCCGGTCCTGACCCGTGATCGCCAAGCCATGGCCGACCTCGTACGAAGCGCCCTCGGCCCGCTCACCACAGCCCGCGGCGGCGCCCAGCCCCTCCTGGACACCCTCACCGCCTACTTCGACTCCGGCTGCACAGCCGCCGAGGCCGCCCGCCGCCTCACCCTCAGCGTGCGCGCCCTGACCTACCGCCTGGAACGCATCCACAAACTCACCGGCGCCAATCCCGCGGACCCCGCTCACCGCTACATGCTCCAGACCGCCGTCATCGGCGCCCGCCTGCTGGACTGGCCCGCCAAGGAACTCTGA
- a CDS encoding GtrA family protein: MLRVRDTVRGVWREAAKFGAVGALAFVVDNGGYNLLVFGPPGGAQGGVMRAAPVQASVIATGAATLFSWVGNRYWTYSHRHREKVTQELTLFLFANIVGVAITAGTVFASRHLLGLESVLSDNAARLFGWVLATLFRFFAYRRYVFVAP; this comes from the coding sequence ATGCTGCGTGTGCGTGACACCGTCCGTGGCGTCTGGCGTGAGGCCGCCAAGTTCGGGGCGGTTGGGGCACTGGCCTTCGTCGTGGACAACGGTGGCTACAACCTGCTGGTCTTCGGGCCCCCCGGCGGCGCGCAGGGTGGGGTGATGCGGGCCGCCCCCGTCCAGGCGTCCGTCATCGCGACGGGCGCTGCGACGCTCTTCAGCTGGGTGGGGAACCGCTACTGGACCTACTCCCACCGGCATCGCGAAAAGGTGACTCAGGAACTGACCCTGTTCCTCTTCGCGAATATCGTCGGTGTCGCCATTACTGCCGGTACGGTCTTTGCCTCACGGCATCTGCTCGGACTGGAATCGGTGCTCAGCGACAACGCCGCCCGCCTCTTCGGCTGGGTCCTTGCCACCCTGTTCCGCTTCTTCGCCTACCGGCGCTACGTCTTCGTTGCGCCCTGA
- a CDS encoding glycosyltransferase family 2 protein: protein MAVEPTIACVVPCHNEEAAVGKVVHSLRAALPEADIYVYDNASTDRTVEAAREAGAIVRQEPRKGKGNVIRRAFADVDADVVLIIDGDDTYDASRARDMVDLLFEGPYDQVVGARRETISAAYRAGHAMGNKLLTGAVRSLFGNDVTDMLSGYRVFSRRFVKSFPALAREFETETEMTIHALHLRLPTAEVEVDYRVRPAGSESKLRTCRDGWRILRVILDLTRRERPSLVHTVAAGLLALVSLILGLPVIADFIRTGTVPRIPTAILAAAIMTIATLVLLVGYILESLMHMRQEQTRLVHLAYTAPVRTPRYTSQGSSTGPLTVGTTPSNS, encoded by the coding sequence GTGGCCGTGGAACCCACCATCGCGTGCGTCGTGCCGTGCCACAACGAGGAGGCGGCCGTAGGCAAGGTGGTGCACAGCCTGAGGGCTGCCCTCCCCGAGGCCGACATCTATGTGTACGACAACGCTTCGACCGACCGCACGGTGGAGGCCGCCCGCGAGGCAGGGGCGATCGTCCGGCAAGAGCCGCGCAAGGGAAAGGGCAACGTCATCCGGCGTGCCTTCGCCGATGTCGACGCCGACGTCGTGCTCATCATCGACGGTGACGACACCTACGACGCGTCCCGAGCCCGTGACATGGTGGACCTGCTCTTCGAGGGACCGTACGACCAGGTGGTCGGCGCCCGCCGCGAGACGATCAGCGCCGCGTACCGGGCCGGGCACGCGATGGGCAACAAGCTGCTCACGGGTGCGGTGCGATCCCTGTTCGGCAATGACGTGACCGACATGCTGAGCGGCTACCGGGTCTTCTCGCGACGCTTCGTCAAATCCTTCCCGGCGCTGGCCCGCGAGTTCGAGACCGAGACCGAGATGACCATCCACGCCCTCCACCTCCGGCTCCCCACGGCGGAGGTGGAGGTGGACTACCGAGTCAGGCCCGCCGGGAGCGAAAGCAAACTGCGCACATGCCGGGACGGCTGGCGCATCCTGCGCGTCATCCTCGATCTCACGCGGCGCGAGCGGCCCTCGCTCGTCCACACCGTGGCCGCAGGTCTACTGGCCCTCGTGTCGCTCATCCTCGGCCTCCCGGTCATCGCCGACTTCATCCGCACGGGCACCGTGCCGCGCATCCCCACTGCGATCCTCGCCGCCGCGATCATGACGATCGCGACGCTCGTCCTTCTCGTGGGGTACATCCTCGAGTCACTCATGCACATGCGTCAGGAACAGACCCGGCTCGTACACCTCGCCTACACAGCGCCAGTCCGCACCCCGCGCTACACCAGTCAGGGGTCCAGCACGGGCCCCCTGACCGTCGGGACCACCCCCAGCAACTCCTGA
- a CDS encoding DsbA family protein, translating to MAGGGQRTAQYGPDSASAEELPESLAAEGITITVGDPEAPVKVHLYEDPRCPYREEFETTGGGLRLREAMLDRSARAEYTLASFLDDRVGGTGSKKAVNALRAALEEGKFVEYHEVLYANQPEESVDGYTDAYLLQLAGKVRGLRSPEFDAAVRSMKHRAFVAASQKAYEKAGGAKEPEGPGTPTAVINDKRIPLQLGGLLLESEAFATLLQKIHDEPGEWDDATL from the coding sequence ATGGCGGGGGGCGGGCAGCGAACGGCGCAGTACGGGCCTGACTCCGCGAGTGCTGAGGAACTGCCGGAGAGTCTCGCGGCGGAGGGCATCACCATCACGGTCGGAGATCCCGAGGCGCCGGTGAAGGTGCACCTGTATGAGGATCCTCGCTGTCCGTACCGCGAGGAGTTCGAGACCACCGGTGGCGGTTTGCGACTCCGGGAGGCGATGCTCGACCGCTCGGCCAGAGCCGAGTACACCCTCGCCTCGTTCCTGGACGACCGGGTCGGCGGCACCGGGTCGAAGAAGGCGGTCAACGCGCTGCGCGCCGCGCTGGAGGAAGGCAAGTTCGTGGAGTACCACGAGGTGCTCTACGCCAACCAGCCCGAGGAGAGCGTCGACGGCTACACCGACGCCTACCTGCTCCAACTGGCCGGCAAGGTGCGGGGCCTGCGCAGCCCGGAGTTCGACGCGGCCGTGAGATCCATGAAGCACCGCGCCTTCGTTGCCGCCTCCCAGAAGGCCTACGAGAAGGCTGGGGGAGCAAAGGAACCCGAAGGCCCCGGAACACCCACCGCGGTGATCAACGACAAGCGGATCCCGCTGCAGTTGGGTGGCCTCCTCCTGGAGAGCGAGGCTTTCGCGACACTGCTGCAGAAGATCCACGACGAGCCGGGAGAGTGGGACGACGCCACCTTGTGA
- a CDS encoding pyridoxamine 5'-phosphate oxidase family protein, with protein MNHPHESTGSVGERRLQHLLGTAEQAATFYDRQVQTRLTPQMADFIGRQTMAFLSTSDASGACDVTFRAGPPGFVTVLDDGTLTYPEYRGNGVLASAGNITENPHIGLLFVDFTHDHIGLHVNGAARLHGDEEQRRTYPRLPVDTAPGRRPEFWVHITVEEAYVHCSKHIPHLEPAPRPRPGSHRPKDADYFAPRAEHQSPPYEGMQTSGTRTGPLPGRG; from the coding sequence GTGAACCATCCCCACGAATCCACCGGCTCTGTCGGCGAGCGCCGCCTGCAACACCTTCTCGGCACGGCCGAACAGGCCGCCACCTTCTACGACCGCCAGGTGCAGACCCGTCTCACGCCGCAGATGGCGGACTTCATAGGGCGGCAAACCATGGCGTTCCTGTCCACGTCGGACGCCAGCGGAGCCTGCGACGTCACATTCCGTGCCGGTCCCCCGGGCTTCGTCACCGTGCTGGACGACGGCACCCTCACCTACCCCGAGTACCGTGGGAACGGGGTCCTCGCCAGCGCGGGAAACATCACCGAGAACCCGCATATCGGCCTGCTCTTCGTCGACTTCACGCATGACCACATCGGCTTGCACGTCAATGGCGCAGCTCGGCTCCACGGGGACGAGGAGCAGCGGCGGACCTACCCCCGCCTTCCCGTGGACACCGCTCCTGGACGCAGGCCCGAATTCTGGGTGCACATCACCGTCGAAGAGGCGTATGTGCACTGCTCCAAGCACATCCCCCATCTCGAGCCGGCCCCCCGTCCGCGCCCGGGGTCCCATCGGCCAAAGGATGCCGACTACTTCGCCCCCCGCGCGGAGCACCAGTCCCCGCCTTACGAGGGCATGCAGACTTCGGGAACACGCACCGGACCGCTGCCGGGCAGGGGATGA
- a CDS encoding acyl-CoA dehydrogenase family protein, which produces MADPLLFNPRTYDPAQFDPETRRLLRATVDWFEDRGKRRLIEDYRSRAWLADFLAFAAKEGLFATFLTPAGAAGHEDQRWDTARIAALNEIFGFYGLDYWYAWQVTILGLGPVWQSDNSAARTRAAELLAQGEVFAFGLSEKTHGADIYSTDMLLTPDGNGGFTASGSKYYIGNGNAAGLVSVFGRRTDIEGPDGYVFFAADSRHPAYHLVKNVVDSSKYVSEFRLEGYPVGPDDVLHTGRAAFDAALNTVNVGKFNLCTASIGICEHAMYEAVTHAHNRILYGRPVTAFPHVRRELADAYVRLVGMKLFSDRAVDYFRSASSDDRRYLLFNPMTKMKVTTEGEKVIDLMWDVIAAKGFEKDTYFAQAAVEIRGLPKLEGTVHVNLALILKFMRNHLLNPAEFAAVPTRLDAADDTFLFEQGPARGLGSVRFHDWRPAYDAYAGVPNVARFREQADALCEFVATAAPDEEQSRDLDLLLAVGQLFALVVHGQLILEQARLTGLDEDVLDELFSVLVRDFSAFAVELYGKDSATADQQRWALGAVRRPVVDEARSGRVWERVEALSGAYEMAP; this is translated from the coding sequence ATGGCCGACCCCCTCCTCTTCAACCCCCGCACGTACGACCCCGCGCAGTTCGACCCCGAGACCCGCAGGTTGCTGCGTGCCACCGTCGACTGGTTCGAGGACCGCGGCAAGCGCAGGCTCATCGAGGACTACCGTTCCCGCGCCTGGCTGGCCGATTTCCTGGCGTTCGCAGCCAAGGAAGGACTGTTCGCCACCTTCCTCACCCCGGCCGGCGCCGCCGGACACGAGGACCAGCGCTGGGACACGGCCCGGATCGCCGCCCTCAACGAGATCTTCGGGTTCTACGGTCTCGACTACTGGTACGCATGGCAGGTGACCATCCTCGGTCTCGGCCCGGTCTGGCAGAGCGACAACAGCGCGGCTCGCACCCGCGCGGCGGAACTCCTCGCCCAGGGGGAGGTGTTCGCTTTCGGCCTCTCCGAGAAGACCCATGGCGCCGACATCTACTCCACCGACATGCTGCTGACGCCGGACGGCAACGGCGGCTTCACGGCGTCGGGTTCCAAGTACTACATCGGCAACGGCAACGCCGCCGGGCTGGTCTCGGTCTTCGGCCGGCGCACCGACATCGAGGGCCCCGACGGCTACGTCTTCTTCGCCGCCGACAGCCGCCACCCGGCCTATCACCTCGTGAAGAACGTCGTCGACTCCTCGAAGTACGTCAGCGAGTTCCGCCTCGAGGGCTACCCGGTGGGCCCGGACGACGTCCTGCACACCGGCCGCGCCGCCTTCGACGCCGCTCTCAACACCGTCAATGTTGGCAAGTTCAACCTCTGCACCGCCTCGATCGGCATCTGCGAGCACGCGATGTACGAGGCAGTGACCCACGCGCACAATCGGATCCTGTACGGCCGCCCCGTCACGGCCTTCCCGCACGTGCGCCGCGAGTTGGCCGACGCCTACGTCCGCCTCGTCGGCATGAAGTTGTTCAGTGACCGCGCCGTCGACTACTTCCGCTCCGCCTCTTCGGACGACCGCCGCTATCTGCTGTTCAATCCGATGACGAAGATGAAGGTGACCACGGAGGGCGAGAAGGTCATCGACCTGATGTGGGACGTGATCGCCGCCAAGGGCTTCGAGAAGGACACCTACTTCGCGCAAGCCGCGGTCGAGATCCGAGGGCTGCCGAAGCTCGAAGGCACGGTGCACGTGAACCTCGCACTGATCCTCAAGTTCATGCGTAACCACCTCCTGAACCCGGCCGAGTTCGCGGCCGTGCCGACCCGCCTCGACGCGGCGGACGACACGTTCCTCTTCGAACAGGGACCGGCCCGTGGCCTTGGCTCCGTACGCTTCCACGACTGGCGCCCCGCCTACGACGCATACGCCGGGGTACCGAACGTCGCCCGCTTCCGGGAGCAGGCCGACGCCCTGTGCGAGTTCGTCGCCACCGCAGCCCCCGACGAGGAGCAGAGCCGCGATCTCGATCTCCTTCTCGCCGTCGGCCAGCTGTTCGCGCTCGTGGTGCACGGCCAGCTGATCCTGGAGCAGGCCCGCCTGACGGGGCTTGACGAGGACGTGCTCGACGAGCTGTTCTCCGTCCTCGTCCGCGACTTCTCCGCCTTCGCCGTCGAGCTGTACGGCAAGGACTCCGCGACTGCGGATCAGCAGCGCTGGGCGCTCGGTGCCGTTCGTCGTCCCGTCGTCGACGAAGCGCGTTCGGGACGCGTCTGGGAGCGTGTGGAGGCGCTGTCCGGGGCCTACGAGATGGCGCCGTGA
- a CDS encoding PadR family transcriptional regulator — MALEHAILVSLLEKPGSGYELARRFERSIGYFWTATHQQIYRVLKRMESDGLLAVREMPQQSRPDKKEYCVVGPGRAALSQWLHESIHPESIRHELAVKIRGAAFDDPSVLIREVERHRQVHSDRLAHYLAGELRDFTGPAAPTPLDAGQELQHVVLRGGIAYERMTIAWLDDVLATLRRLGTSHPHA; from the coding sequence ATGGCGCTTGAGCACGCGATCCTCGTCTCCCTGCTGGAGAAGCCGGGCTCCGGATATGAGCTGGCCCGGCGGTTCGAACGGTCCATCGGATACTTCTGGACCGCCACGCACCAGCAGATCTACCGCGTTCTCAAGCGCATGGAGAGCGATGGCCTGCTTGCCGTCCGTGAGATGCCGCAGCAGAGCCGACCGGACAAGAAGGAGTACTGCGTCGTAGGCCCCGGCCGCGCCGCCCTCTCCCAGTGGCTGCACGAATCGATCCACCCCGAGAGCATCCGGCACGAACTCGCCGTGAAGATCCGCGGCGCAGCCTTCGACGACCCGTCCGTGCTGATCCGTGAGGTCGAACGGCACCGCCAGGTGCACAGCGACCGGCTCGCGCACTATCTGGCGGGGGAGCTGCGCGACTTCACCGGCCCGGCGGCTCCCACCCCGCTCGACGCCGGTCAGGAGCTGCAGCATGTCGTGCTGCGCGGCGGCATCGCGTACGAGCGGATGACCATCGCATGGCTCGACGACGTACTCGCCACCCTCCGCCGGCTCGGCACGTCACACCCGCATGCCTGA
- a CDS encoding MFS transporter, producing MPGSVPLSPPAVDDVAPSPVAVSGPAHLLRVTLLMAGSCLPILGAVLIAPVLPKMQDHFESVPGAKALVPLALTVPALALALLAPFAGVIVDRLGRKRLLIVATVLYAVFGTAPLYLDSLGAIIAGRALVGVAEAAIMTCCTTLIGDYYTGPQRVKYLALQTMCASASATVFFAIGGAAGSAGWKAPFWVYAVSLVLAPLMASALPNPATRAATDDAPAGTATVRARRAFPWRQMAGICALTFFGAMVFYTVPVEMAYLLDELGVENTGVIGLATAVASAATVAGAITFARLKRSPDPMLPAVLAVCAVGFGVMFLADTAPLLVVGAVVNCVGTGMLLPALLTSAMSRLAFEDRGRGTGLWMAAFFGGEFVCPLVLLAVESAVGSLAGAVGVLGLAAALVAAGLMVARRHVGAVDPRPLPEQLA from the coding sequence ATGCCTGGTTCCGTCCCGCTGTCTCCCCCCGCGGTCGATGATGTCGCTCCGTCACCTGTAGCCGTCTCAGGACCGGCTCATCTGCTGCGGGTGACCCTGCTGATGGCGGGCAGCTGTCTGCCGATCCTGGGGGCGGTGCTGATCGCCCCGGTGCTGCCGAAGATGCAGGACCACTTCGAGTCGGTCCCGGGGGCCAAGGCGCTGGTCCCGCTCGCCCTGACCGTCCCGGCGTTGGCGCTGGCGCTGCTCGCACCGTTCGCCGGCGTGATCGTGGACCGGCTGGGCCGCAAGCGCCTGTTGATCGTCGCGACCGTGCTGTACGCCGTGTTCGGAACGGCCCCGCTCTACCTTGACTCGCTGGGCGCCATCATCGCCGGCCGCGCCCTGGTGGGCGTCGCCGAGGCCGCGATCATGACGTGCTGCACCACGCTGATCGGCGACTACTACACCGGCCCACAGCGGGTGAAGTACCTCGCCCTGCAGACCATGTGCGCCTCCGCCTCGGCCACCGTCTTCTTCGCGATCGGCGGTGCCGCCGGCTCGGCAGGCTGGAAGGCGCCCTTCTGGGTGTACGCCGTGAGCCTGGTCCTCGCCCCGCTGATGGCCTCCGCGCTGCCCAACCCGGCCACCCGCGCGGCCACCGACGACGCCCCGGCCGGCACGGCGACGGTGCGGGCCCGACGCGCCTTCCCTTGGCGGCAGATGGCGGGTATCTGCGCCCTGACCTTCTTCGGGGCGATGGTCTTCTACACCGTCCCGGTGGAGATGGCGTACCTGCTCGACGAACTCGGTGTGGAGAACACGGGTGTCATCGGTCTGGCCACCGCGGTCGCGAGCGCCGCCACGGTGGCCGGAGCGATCACCTTCGCTCGGCTGAAGCGCTCCCCGGACCCGATGCTGCCCGCGGTGCTCGCGGTCTGCGCGGTCGGCTTCGGGGTGATGTTCCTGGCGGACACCGCGCCGCTGCTGGTCGTCGGAGCGGTGGTCAACTGCGTGGGCACGGGCATGCTGCTCCCGGCCCTTCTGACGAGCGCCATGTCGCGCCTGGCGTTCGAGGACCGCGGTCGTGGCACCGGTCTGTGGATGGCGGCCTTCTTCGGCGGCGAGTTCGTCTGCCCGCTCGTCCTGCTGGCCGTGGAGTCGGCGGTCGGCAGTCTCGCCGGTGCGGTGGGCGTGCTGGGGCTGGCCGCCGCCCTCGTCGCGGCGGGTCTCATGGTGGCCCGCCGCCACGTCGGCGCCGTCGATCCCCGGCCGCTGCCCGAGCAGTTGGCCTGA
- a CDS encoding DUF6069 family protein: MPGPVSDAVSTATPTQRSRALTVAAGLLAAGVVASVGNAVVALLARAAGASHDFDPLTPPAYVPLTVIGVVLGAIGWAIVRRVAKDAAGLLRWLAPVAVVVSFVPDLALLGGDTPGKGPLAVAALMVMHVVVGVVAVLAYRRVLPLPVR, from the coding sequence ATGCCCGGTCCCGTCTCCGATGCCGTCTCGACGGCCACGCCCACTCAGCGCTCTCGCGCCCTGACGGTGGCCGCCGGGCTCCTCGCGGCGGGTGTAGTGGCCTCCGTGGGGAACGCGGTGGTGGCCCTGCTGGCCCGTGCGGCCGGCGCGTCGCACGACTTCGATCCGCTGACCCCGCCCGCCTACGTGCCGCTGACCGTGATCGGCGTCGTCCTCGGTGCCATCGGCTGGGCGATTGTCCGCCGAGTGGCCAAGGACGCGGCTGGATTGCTGCGGTGGCTGGCGCCCGTCGCCGTGGTCGTCTCGTTCGTACCCGACCTGGCCCTGCTCGGCGGTGACACGCCCGGCAAGGGTCCGCTGGCCGTCGCCGCACTGATGGTCATGCACGTCGTGGTCGGGGTCGTGGCCGTTCTCGCGTACCGGCGCGTCCTGCCGCTGCCGGTCCGCTGA